The Akkermansiaceae bacterium nucleotide sequence ATTGCTTTTCGGCCTGCTGGAGGAGGCGTGGTCACAGGCGGAAAAGACCGGCGGCTTGTTCGATCCCACCATCGGTCCGTTGTCCCGCCTGTGGAGGGAATCCCGGCGGAGGAAGGCACTGCCGGATGCGGCCACCCTGGCCCGGGCGAAGGCGGCGGTCGGTTGGAGAAAACTGGTGCTGGATCCCGCGGAATTGACCGCCACTTTCACCGTCCCGGACATGCGGCTGGACCTGGGGGGAATCGCCAAAGGACAGGCGGCGGACCGGATGCTGGCGATCCTGGGGGCACACGGTGTTTCCCGCAGCTCCGTGACGGCCGGTGGGGATGTCCGGATGGGGGATCCTCCCCCCGGGAAAGAGGGATGGAACATCGGCGTCCGCAACACGGATGTGGATCATAATGCCGCGGAACTCCTGCTGCGGAACAAGGCGGTGTCCACCTCAGGCGACCTGCGCCAGTTCATCGAGATCGGCGGCGTCCGCTATTCCCACATCATCGACCCGGCGACGGGGCTGGGCCTGACGAAGCCCGCGGCGGCGACGGTCATCGCCGCCAACGCCACCATCAGCGACGCGCTTGCCACGGCCTGCTGCATCGCGGACCGGGAGGCGGGAAAACGGCTCGTGGAGGCCCAGGGGGCGGAGGTTTTCCACGCGGACGGTTAGAGCCGCCTGTTGTAAGGCATGGCCTGCAGTTATCAGAAACGGTGATCCTTGCGGATTTACCATGTCATGACACATAAAAAAGAAGCGATCCGTCTGACTTGCTCCGAGGAAAAACCCTTAACCTGGAAGCTGTCAGGCGGACCGCCTTCTTTGTCTTGCGACAGACGATATTACGCCGTCCGGGAGATGTTATTTCATCTCTCCCATATTTTTCTGATTATTTTTTCGGAGCCTCGTATCCTGGGAGCGGCTTGCCGTTTTCATCCAGTTTTCCGGTGACCCACAGCAGGCCGCGGGTGATGAGGTCCAGATAGCGGGCGTCCTCGATGGTGGCGTTGTTATGGCCGAGGGTGGTGCCGAACACCTTGGTCTTCTTCGGTCCGTAGATGTTGGTCCAGGCGACGACGGCGTGGTTCTTTCC carries:
- a CDS encoding FAD:protein FMN transferase, producing MLTRRKALLLMASALGVPRAGAAVEEGRRFERGLMATRFIVTCYHGDAELVGKAVEAAFAEAERINDTASDYIADSELLSIGKVPPGTPVRIPPLLFGLLEEAWSQAEKTGGLFDPTIGPLSRLWRESRRRKALPDAATLARAKAAVGWRKLVLDPAELTATFTVPDMRLDLGGIAKGQAADRMLAILGAHGVSRSSVTAGGDVRMGDPPPGKEGWNIGVRNTDVDHNAAELLLRNKAVSTSGDLRQFIEIGGVRYSHIIDPATGLGLTKPAAATVIAANATISDALATACCIADREAGKRLVEAQGAEVFHADG